Proteins encoded in a region of the Pocillopora verrucosa isolate sample1 chromosome 11, ASM3666991v2, whole genome shotgun sequence genome:
- the LOC131795272 gene encoding uncharacterized protein isoform X1, translating into MRFRRHAFLMPLRRSRLKLKHETKLQKEYFEKKRQLKSNTNKAISQRVSKATARASQDLLSLEVIMAAHREKKKQKKDKRGRTSETIGHTTFKKSSQAPYFRESSLKQPQHIFPELSPIRPKVSAVNLKKSGQGIHLLSDLENQECIFSRRPLSTLCTDGCESKSDRQIITDHKGKFC; encoded by the exons ATGAGATTCCGCAGGCATGCGTTTCTGATGCCATTACGGAG GAGCCGCCTCAAGCTTAAACATGAGACAAAGTTGCAAAAG gaatattttgaaaagaaacgACAGCTCAAGAGCAACACCAACAAAGCGATATCCCAGAGGGTTAGTAAAGCAACAGCTCGAGCAAGCCAAGATCTCCTTAGTCTGGAAGTGATCATGGCAGCTCACAGGGagaagaagaagcagaaaaaag ataaAAGAGGCCGCACCTCAGAGACCATTGGTCATACCACCTTCAAGAAATCTAGTCAAGCACCATACTTCAGAGAAAGTTCATTGAAGCAGCCACAGCACATATTTCCAGAGCTCTCTCCCATCAGACCAAAGGTGTCAGCTgtaaatcttaaaaag AGTGGGCAAGGCATTCACCTTCTTTCAGATTTAGAAAATCAAGAGTGTATCTTCAGCAGAAGGCCTTTATCAACTTTATGCACCGATGGATGTGAATCAAAATCTGACAGACAAATAATAACAGACCACAAAGGAAAGTTTTGTTGA
- the LOC131795273 gene encoding membrane-associated guanylate kinase, WW and PDZ domain-containing protein 1 — MSSLPNLRNSLPRKGKHWSYNVHECILLRGPKTGNFNLHIVGGAENGEFICIGDVKQDRLRYRRGKIQPGDVVLEINGTPVAGYTQFDVLPLIKSSKEAATLRIVKPGEQISRDLQKYLSTRFDKVSVDSDLQQTIRENLYNRTVPCTTRSPRNGEIPGVDYVFLSLEEFARLERSGSLLESGIYEGNHYGTPKPPREPLPADNMIFVPAKGKATEDKGRPRTADNLGPLPPNWEVAYTEDNVKYFIDHRTGTTQWVDPRMAQVKKATVDDCDEDELPYGWERVDDPKYGTYYIDHVNRKTQFENPVHARRRQSQSSSVSYSTAPPPHEGPPSFQSAAALAKAQEAEAHSRWPDVEFSQPPPPAYTDDGTNQQLRSHPSSVDGRQLQGQVIVTELIKGMRGFGFTIVGGDQVGELLQIKSIVPDGAAAKDGLLRMGDALKRVNGMSVLTRSHQDVVSMFQAMPIGESVELEVVRGYPLPFDPDDPNVETIGSYTVVHGTSNGSESPLPRSSEENSPTYPPHPQGQAFNKWSNSQEPLESPFAPGGYPGSSFPRTSTNNTLPRGTPELITVPVVKGPMGFGFTIADSPYGQKVKQILDAPRCVGLQEGDILVEINGRLIRNCTHNQAVNILKECPKGQEAFIVVQRGGIPTPLRNSPSFGRREKEQEVIAPRVARPKSTPVMGSNHVGQSLVEHGSTGNLATAGESTRNQETGYENRMLGQPSLDKRSEALFNSYPSLKKAVANAARRSMENLTAPETLPPPESPDSISFTVHLQRGEMGFGFRIIGGQEEGTQVAIGTIVRGGPADLDGHLQRGDEIHNVDGINVIGATHRRVITLMGNAALAKEVKLGIYRNPNKSGRATPTGAMRRSRSASTELSEAALGGIKAREGSKSTGNLNHYGRNHYHDPDETSSLRSYHSTPGESLTSGGLPPQRNRRVSESDARAEPQGPTSYRDVMLEREENESFGFVIFSSVHKSGSTIGRIIQGSPADRCRQLHVGDRLVAVNDVSIVGQHHGDIVETIKQSGRTVTLRIAQQRPLDNTDSRRLSRMSTPNITKASDAYDGNNDYRRDADQWSRDHAYSDQVVPDNRFQSLPRTQNHNSQPPPKVPPRVAPKPSREKVLRVKEEQRRQENSVYNVRNDPRRRSNPEIQYKQPQFSQGYTGGINDERGYDLQTMEVDLIRDSQGYGFSIRGGRELDLPIFVLRMAEGGAAQRDGRLRVGDEILEINGRSTENIPHADAISLIKSGGNRVHLLITRNNKPVYMDGIPNGGHTILKSGSLPRSSWKSQTYHSMYQS, encoded by the exons ATGTCGAGTCTTCCCAATTTACGCAATTCTTTACCTCGTAAAGGAAAACACTGGTCTTATAACGTCCACGAATGCATTCTTCTGAGGGGACCTAAGACTGGAAATTTCAATCTTCATATTGTAGGAGGTGCAGAGAATGGCGAATTTATCTGTATTGGGGACGTTAAACAAGATAGATTACGGTACAGACGAGGGAAAATTCAACCTGGAGATGTAGTTTTGGAAATCAATGGAACTCCTGTGGCTGGTTATACTCAATTCGATGTGCTACCTTTGATCAAGAGTTCGAAGGAAGCTGCAACTCTTCGCATTGTAAAGCCAG GAGAACAAATTTCAAGAGACTTGCAGAAATATCTTTCAACCAGATTTGACAAAGTTTCAGTGGATAGTGACTTGCAGCAAACCATCAGAGAAAATCTTTACAACAGGACAGTACCAT GTACAACACGATCCCCAAGAAATGGTGAAATACCAGGAGTTGATTATGTGTTTCTCTCCTTGGAGGAGTTTGCAAGGTTAGAACGAAGTGGCAGCCTTCTTGAAAGTGGAATTTATGAAGGGAACCACTATGGCACACCAAAACCACCAAGGGAACCTCTGCCAGCTGATAACATGATCTTTGTGCCGGCTAAGGGGAAGGCAACAGAAGACAAGGGGAGACCAAGAACAGCAGATAATCTCGGACCACTGCCACCAAACTGGGAAGTTGCATACACTGAGGATAACGTCAAGTATTTTATAGA tcatagGACTGGCACCACTCAATGGGTTGACCCAAGAATGGCACAGGTGAAGAAAGCCACAGTTGATGATTGTGACGAGGATG aactGCCCTATGGCTGGGAAAGAGTAGATGATCCCAAATATGGAACATATTACATAGA TcatgtcaacagaaagactcaGTTTGAGAACCCAGTGCATGCACGCAGACGACAGAGTCAGTCAAGCAGTGTGTCATACTCCACTGCACCTCCTCCACATGAGGGACCCCCATCCTTCCAGTCTGCAGCAGCTTTGGCTAAAGCACAAGAAGCTGAGGCCCACTCAAG ATGGCCAGATGTTGAGTTTTCTCAGCCGCCTCCGCCAGCATACACAGACGATGGCACCAACCAGCAGTTGCGATCCCACCCCTCTTCTGTGGACGGAAGACAGCTGCAAGGTCAGGTCATAGTAACAGAATTGATCAAAGGAATGCGTGGGTTCGGCTTCACCATCGTGGGTGGGGACCAAGTTGGGGAACTCCTACAGATCAAGAGCATCGTCCCAGACGGTGCCGCGGCAAAGGATGGTCTGCTAAGAATGGGTGATGCTCTGAAAAGGGTCAATGGCATGTCTGTGTTGACTCGAAGTCATCAAGATGTTGTCAGCATGTTTCAAGCCATGCCCATCGGGGAGAGTGTCGAGTTGGAGGTGGTGCGTGGCTATCCTTTGCCCTTTGATCCGGATGACCCCAATGTGGAGACAATTGGATCCTACACAGTGGTACACGGGACCTCAAATGGGTCAGAGTCACCTCTGCCGCGGTCCTCTGAGGAGAACAGTCCAACGTATCCCCCGCATCCACAAGGACAGGCGTTCAATAAATGGAGTAACTCACAAG AACCGCTGGAATCTCCATTTGCCCCAGGAGGGTACCCTGGATCAAGCTTCCCTCGGACATCCACCAACAACACCCTTCCACGAGGCACCCCTGAGCTTATCACAGTCCCGGTGGTGAAGGGCCCCATGGGATTTGGGTTCACTATCGCTGACAGCCCGTATGGTCAGAAGGTGAAGCAAATTTTGGATGCGCCCAGATGTGTTGGGCTTCAAGAAGGCGACATTTTGGTGGAGATTAACGGGCGATTGATCCGTAACTGTACTCACAATCAAGCGGTTAATATTCTGAAGGAGTGTCCCAAGGGACAGGAGGCATTTATCGTGGTTCAAAGAGGAG GGATTCCAACACCACTTCGAAACAGCCCTTCATttggaagaagagaaaag GAGCAGGAAGTTATCGCACCAAGAGTTGCTCGTCCAAAATCCACTCCTGTTATGGGCTCAAATCATGTCGGTCAGTCTCTAGTGGAACATGGAAGCACTGGAAACCTAGCAACTGCCGGAGAGAGCACTAGGAATCAGGAGACTGGGTACGAGAACAGAATGCTTGGACAGCCATCTTTGGACAAACGTTCTGAGGCTCTGTTTAATTCATATCCATCACTCAAGAAGGCTGTCGCTAATGCTGCGAGAAG GTCAATGGAAAACTTGACTGCTCCAGAAACACTGCCTCCCCCGGAAAGCCCTGACTCAATCAGTTTCACAGTGCACCTTCAAAGGGGGGAGATGGGGTTTGGTTTTCGTATCATTGGGGGTCAGGAGGAAGGCACACAG GTGGCAATAGGTACGATCGTCCGGGGGGGACCTGCCGACTTGGACGGTCACCTTCAGCGAGGAGATGAGATTCATAATGTTGACGGTATAAACGTGATTGGTGCCACGCATCGCCGTGTGATCACACTTATGGGTAACGCTGCGCTGGCTAAGGAGGTCAAGCTTGGTATCTATAGAAACCCGAACAAATCAGGAC GGGCTACTCCCACGGGTGCCATGCGGCGTTCCCGTTCAGCATCAACGGAACTCTCCGAAGCCGCTCTTGGGGGAATCAAGGCAAGAGAGGGGTCAAAGTCAACCGGGAATCTCAACCACTACGGGAGGAACCACTACCACGACCCGGACGAGACTTCTTCCCTTCGGAGCTATCACTCTACCCCTGGGGAAAGTTTGACTTCTGGTGGGTTACCACCTCAAAGGAACAGGCGCGTAAGTGAGAGTGACGCAAGAGCTGAGCCCCAGGGTCCCACGTCTTACCGCGACGTCATGCTGGAACGAGAGGAAAATGAGAGCTTTGGGTTCGTGATATTTTCTTCTGTTCACAAAAGCGGATCAACAATAG GTCGTATCATTCAAGGCAGTCCTGCCGATCGTTGTCGTCAGCTTCACGTGGGTGATCGTCTGGTAGCAGTCAATGACGTCAGTATCGTCGGTCAGCATCACGGTGATATTGTAGAAACTATTAAACAATCTGGAAGAACTGTCACTCTTAGGATAGCCCAGCAACGGCCTTTGG ATAACACGGACTCTAGAAGATTGTCGCGAATG AGTACCCCGAATATCACCAAAGCAAGCGATGCTTATGACGGCAACAATGACTATAGAAGGGACGCTGACCAGTGGAGCAGAGATCACGCGTACTCAGACCAG GTTGTTCCCGATAATCGCTTCCAAAGCCTTCCCAGGACACAGAACCACAATTCACAACCGCCACCAAAAGTCCCTCCCCGGGTGGCTCCAAAACCTTCACGAGAGAAAGTGCTTCGGGTGAAAGAAGAGCAACGGCGTCAAGAAAACAGTGTCTATAATGTGCGAAACGATCCAAGGAGGAGATCGAATCCAGAGATTCAGTACAAACAACCACAGTTTTCTCAGGGTTACACCGGAGGGATAAACGATGAGCGGGGCTATGACCTACAGACCATGGAGGTGGATCTGATTCGGGATTCCCAGGGGTATGGGTTTAGTATCCGAGGGGGAAGAGAGCTGGATTTACCGATATTCGTGCTGCGCATGGCTGAGGGTGGAGCTGCTCAAAGAGATGGCAGGCTCAGG
- the LOC131795272 gene encoding uncharacterized protein isoform X2 codes for MNWVGGARSRLKLKHETKLQKEYFEKKRQLKSNTNKAISQRVSKATARASQDLLSLEVIMAAHREKKKQKKDKRGRTSETIGHTTFKKSSQAPYFRESSLKQPQHIFPELSPIRPKVSAVNLKKSGQGIHLLSDLENQECIFSRRPLSTLCTDGCESKSDRQIITDHKGKFC; via the exons atgaattgGGTCGGCGGAGCGCG GAGCCGCCTCAAGCTTAAACATGAGACAAAGTTGCAAAAG gaatattttgaaaagaaacgACAGCTCAAGAGCAACACCAACAAAGCGATATCCCAGAGGGTTAGTAAAGCAACAGCTCGAGCAAGCCAAGATCTCCTTAGTCTGGAAGTGATCATGGCAGCTCACAGGGagaagaagaagcagaaaaaag ataaAAGAGGCCGCACCTCAGAGACCATTGGTCATACCACCTTCAAGAAATCTAGTCAAGCACCATACTTCAGAGAAAGTTCATTGAAGCAGCCACAGCACATATTTCCAGAGCTCTCTCCCATCAGACCAAAGGTGTCAGCTgtaaatcttaaaaag AGTGGGCAAGGCATTCACCTTCTTTCAGATTTAGAAAATCAAGAGTGTATCTTCAGCAGAAGGCCTTTATCAACTTTATGCACCGATGGATGTGAATCAAAATCTGACAGACAAATAATAACAGACCACAAAGGAAAGTTTTGTTGA